From a single bacterium genomic region:
- a CDS encoding ABC transporter permease, translated as MTAALLRFVTNPSNDYAGHSAQYLTLCAASFVAATVIGAVLGAVIVRRPVLAFLAVNLSGLMRAVPIIAFLALAIPYLGLGFTPAFVALTVLGVPPVLLNTFAGLRGVDPAVVDAARGMGMTGRQIALRIQAPLVLPVVASGARTAAVQIIATATLAAIIGAGGYGDYILSGLYQVDITQILAGTVPVSVLAILAEVGLGAAQRGLTPRGLRTWSLQRGMP; from the coding sequence ATGACGGCGGCGCTGCTCCGGTTCGTGACCAATCCCAGCAACGACTACGCGGGGCACAGCGCGCAGTACCTCACGTTGTGCGCCGCCTCGTTCGTCGCGGCGACCGTGATCGGCGCGGTGCTCGGGGCGGTGATCGTGCGGCGGCCGGTCCTGGCCTTTCTCGCCGTCAACCTGAGCGGGCTCATGCGCGCGGTCCCGATCATCGCGTTCCTGGCCCTGGCGATTCCGTACCTCGGCCTGGGCTTCACCCCGGCGTTCGTGGCCCTGACCGTCCTAGGGGTCCCCCCGGTGCTGTTGAATACATTCGCCGGTCTTCGCGGCGTCGATCCCGCCGTCGTCGACGCGGCCCGCGGGATGGGGATGACCGGCCGGCAGATTGCCCTGCGCATTCAGGCGCCGCTGGTGCTCCCCGTGGTCGCCTCGGGGGCCCGAACGGCCGCCGTCCAGATCATCGCCACGGCCACACTCGCCGCCATCATCGGCGCGGGCGGGTACGGGGATTACATTCTGTCGGGACTCTACCAGGTCGACATCACGCAGATTCTGGCCGGCACGGTGCCGGTGTCGGTCCTGGCGATCCTCGCCGAGGTCGGACTCGGGGCGGCGCAGCGGGGGCTGACGCCGCGGGGACTGCGAACGTGGTCGCTCCAGCGTGGAATGCCATGA
- a CDS encoding helix-turn-helix transcriptional regulator, producing MEGLRLREFKAVSSFLQGLYAFRDRSGLRTYILSALPRVVPADSISYNEANPQARRNDYVSAPAVPAEYEPAFLRHMGDHPLISRHRETGDGRAARISDFLPQRRFHRLALYNEFFRPLRLEYQAAVTLPARPPLVVGIALGRRLRDFSDREARLLNLLRPHLVEAYRNADVIARMREEQMVTRRALDGLPHGLVALTREGRVRLVNAGAVGLLAAYCGGPPRRGDRLPDALERWVKLQAAEAGEPAPGPARAPLVIGRAGHNLVVRLVGGADERLLLLEEQTSVLSPHAFLPLGLTRREADVMTWVVQGKTNAEIATILGMSAYTVIKHLQHVFAKLGVGTRTAAAAHVLKAVKILPA from the coding sequence TTCAAGGCGGTGTCGTCGTTCCTTCAGGGCCTGTACGCGTTCCGCGATCGTTCGGGGCTTCGGACATACATCCTCTCGGCGCTCCCCCGGGTCGTCCCCGCCGACTCGATCTCCTACAACGAGGCCAACCCGCAGGCGCGCCGGAACGACTATGTGTCGGCGCCTGCCGTGCCCGCCGAATACGAACCTGCCTTTCTCCGGCACATGGGAGACCACCCGCTCATTTCCCGCCATCGCGAAACGGGCGACGGCCGCGCTGCGCGGATCTCAGACTTCCTTCCCCAGCGCCGGTTTCACCGTCTCGCGCTCTACAATGAATTCTTCCGGCCGTTGCGTCTCGAGTACCAGGCGGCCGTCACGCTGCCCGCCCGGCCCCCGCTTGTGGTGGGGATCGCCCTGGGGCGGCGCCTACGGGACTTCTCCGACCGGGAAGCACGGCTCCTCAATCTGCTCCGCCCCCACCTCGTCGAAGCGTACCGGAACGCCGACGTGATCGCCCGCATGCGCGAGGAGCAGATGGTCACCCGCCGGGCCCTCGACGGGCTGCCGCACGGTCTTGTCGCGCTGACGCGCGAGGGTCGTGTCCGGCTGGTCAACGCGGGGGCGGTGGGGCTGCTGGCCGCCTATTGCGGCGGTCCGCCGCGGCGCGGGGACCGCCTGCCCGACGCCCTGGAGCGCTGGGTCAAACTACAGGCCGCCGAGGCGGGTGAACCGGCCCCGGGGCCGGCCCGCGCGCCGCTGGTGATCGGGCGCGCCGGACACAACCTCGTGGTTCGACTGGTCGGCGGAGCGGACGAACGCCTGCTGCTCCTTGAGGAGCAGACAAGCGTTCTCTCGCCTCATGCGTTCCTGCCTTTGGGACTCACGCGCCGGGAGGCGGACGTGATGACCTGGGTCGTTCAGGGGAAGACCAACGCGGAGATCGCGACGATCCTGGGCATGAGCGCCTACACGGTCATCAAGCACCTGCAGCACGTGTTTGCGAAGCTGGGCGTCGGCACCCGCACCGCCGCGGCGGCGCACGTGCTGAAGGCCGTCAAGATTCTCCCCGCGTAA
- a CDS encoding creatininase family protein — MPKYRLQDMSWMEAEEAFRRSDTVLMPVGTLHGHGPTPIGIDAISVEAIAERVGRQTGMLTLPLLPYGENDKMRDYPGSLAISQSTMEAFCTDICRSLHRNGARKVIMLNGHGGNREPLTRAGRNVRDLGMLVAIVEWWNITKRLQPDLCADGTHIVELAVALAAGGPEIADLRGGGYKGEWGTQPPLRKMFGDAIKPLGFNNFEFGGAPLIIPVDAWDVDIASAPEVDPRQVEALRRRGEQILDRAAEYVIAFAAEFQKVDVARSLGR, encoded by the coding sequence ATGCCCAAGTACCGGTTACAGGACATGTCGTGGATGGAGGCCGAGGAGGCGTTCCGCCGGTCGGACACCGTGCTCATGCCGGTCGGCACGCTCCACGGACACGGCCCGACGCCGATCGGCATCGACGCGATCTCCGTCGAGGCGATCGCCGAGCGGGTCGGCCGGCAGACGGGGATGCTCACGCTCCCGCTGCTGCCCTACGGCGAGAACGACAAGATGCGCGACTACCCCGGGTCGCTCGCGATCAGCCAGAGCACCATGGAAGCGTTTTGCACCGACATCTGCCGCAGCCTTCACCGCAACGGCGCGCGGAAGGTCATCATGCTGAACGGCCACGGCGGCAACCGCGAGCCGTTGACCCGCGCCGGGCGAAACGTGCGCGACCTCGGCATGCTCGTCGCGATCGTCGAATGGTGGAACATCACGAAGCGCCTGCAACCCGACCTCTGCGCCGACGGCACCCACATCGTCGAGCTCGCGGTTGCCCTGGCGGCCGGCGGGCCCGAGATCGCGGATCTTCGCGGCGGCGGATACAAGGGGGAATGGGGCACGCAGCCGCCGCTGCGGAAGATGTTCGGGGACGCGATCAAGCCGCTCGGCTTCAACAACTTCGAATTTGGCGGCGCGCCGCTCATCATTCCCGTGGACGCCTGGGACGTCGACATCGCGAGCGCGCCCGAGGTCGACCCGCGCCAGGTCGAAGCGCTCCGGCGGCGGGGCGAGCAGATCCTCGACCGCGCCGCCGAATACGTGATCGCGTTCGCCGCGGAGTTCCAGAAAGTCGACGTCGCCCGCTCACTCGGCCGGTAA
- a CDS encoding glucose 1-dehydrogenase, with product MRLAGKICIITGAGSGIGRATALLFAREGAAVTVADVDARAGARVDAEIGAAGGRAFAAPTDVTDPSACERTAALTLERWARIDVLFNNAGIAGVGTVHETPLDLWDRVMDVNVRGVFLMSRAVVPAMMAQRAGSIINMSSAIAETGLARRASYAASKGAVLALTRSMQVDYAPYNIRVNALLPGTILTPFVERYLRESYPSYEQGLENVRARQLSGDLGRPDDVAAAALFLASDESRFAMGSGLVIDGGLTGCR from the coding sequence ATGCGGCTCGCCGGCAAGATCTGCATCATCACCGGCGCCGGATCGGGCATCGGGCGCGCGACCGCGCTGCTGTTTGCCCGCGAGGGCGCCGCCGTGACGGTGGCCGACGTCGACGCGCGGGCCGGCGCGCGCGTCGACGCGGAGATCGGGGCCGCCGGGGGCCGGGCCTTCGCGGCCCCGACCGACGTCACGGACCCGTCCGCGTGTGAGCGCACGGCGGCGCTCACGCTCGAGCGGTGGGCGCGCATCGACGTCCTGTTCAACAACGCGGGGATCGCCGGCGTCGGCACGGTCCACGAGACGCCGCTCGACCTCTGGGACCGCGTCATGGACGTGAACGTACGCGGCGTGTTCCTGATGAGCCGCGCGGTCGTGCCGGCGATGATGGCGCAGCGGGCCGGGTCGATCATCAATATGTCGTCCGCGATCGCGGAGACGGGGCTGGCCCGCCGCGCATCGTACGCCGCGTCCAAGGGCGCCGTGCTGGCCCTGACGCGCTCGATGCAGGTCGATTACGCGCCCTACAACATCCGGGTGAACGCGCTCCTGCCGGGGACGATCCTCACGCCGTTCGTGGAGCGCTACCTCCGCGAATCGTACCCGAGCTACGAGCAGGGGCTCGAGAACGTTCGCGCCCGGCAGCTCTCCGGCGACCTCGGCAGGCCGGACGACGTGGCCGCGGCGGCCCTGTTCCTGGCGAGCGACGAATCGCGGTTCGCGATGGGCTCGGGGCTCGTCATCGACGGGGGGCTGACGGGCTGCCGGTGA
- a CDS encoding TMEM175 family protein yields the protein MTTPTSRLEAFSDGVFAIAMTLLVLDLKVPPAGTGGPPLWSALLRAWPSYLAFVTSFATVGIMWINHHLNFTLIRRTDHTLLVLNGILLLGVTFLPFPTALAAAYVGHGERVAAAVYTGTFLFIAAVWNVLWRYASGRSGLLAPDADPRLVAAITRAYNAGLLAYVVAFGVGFVRPLASLVLVGLLAVYFALPTQYHRWLGPL from the coding sequence CTGACGACGCCGACGTCGCGCCTCGAAGCGTTCAGCGACGGCGTCTTCGCGATCGCGATGACGCTGCTCGTGCTCGATCTCAAGGTGCCGCCGGCGGGCACCGGCGGGCCGCCGCTGTGGTCCGCGCTGCTCCGGGCGTGGCCCTCGTACCTGGCGTTCGTCACCAGCTTCGCGACCGTCGGGATCATGTGGATCAACCATCATCTCAATTTCACACTGATCCGGCGTACCGATCATACGCTCCTCGTGCTGAACGGCATCCTGCTGCTCGGCGTGACGTTCCTGCCGTTTCCCACCGCGCTGGCCGCCGCCTACGTCGGCCACGGCGAGCGGGTCGCGGCCGCCGTCTACACCGGGACGTTTCTCTTCATCGCCGCCGTCTGGAACGTATTGTGGCGCTATGCCAGCGGACGGTCCGGGCTGCTCGCGCCGGACGCCGACCCGCGGCTCGTGGCGGCGATCACCCGCGCCTACAACGCGGGCCTCCTCGCGTATGTCGTCGCGTTTGGCGTCGGATTCGTCCGGCCGCTCGCGAGTCTCGTGCTGGTCGGCCTCCTCGCCGTCTATTTCGCGCTGCCGACCCAGTATCATCGCTGGCTCGGCCCGCTGTAG
- a CDS encoding ABC transporter ATP-binding protein — protein sequence MSKIAFRDATKAYPGAPRPVVDGVTFDVPEGAVCMIVGTSGAGKTTLLRMVNRLVEASSGAILIDGRDVLEEDPIALRRRIGYVIQQAGLFPHMTAAENVRVTGEVAGWAKDRMIRRADELLTLVGLDPAEYRSRYPRQLSGGEQQRVGLARALATDPGILLMDEPFGALDAITRSRMQAELLRIQQGVRKTILFVTHDVDEAFRLGSLIAIMSEGRLVQAGTPVELLTRPADDFVRRLIGADTILRQLEYLPVSAALEPVPGGDRRPAAPLGPDATLLEALLVLLETGAPALAVVANGTQEPLGYATLAGIGHEINRLRAGGG from the coding sequence ATGAGCAAAATTGCGTTCCGGGACGCGACCAAGGCGTACCCTGGCGCCCCCCGCCCGGTGGTCGACGGGGTGACGTTCGATGTTCCCGAGGGCGCCGTGTGCATGATCGTGGGGACCTCCGGCGCCGGCAAGACCACGCTTCTCCGGATGGTCAACCGCCTCGTCGAGGCGTCCTCCGGCGCTATCCTGATCGACGGGCGCGACGTGCTCGAGGAAGATCCGATCGCGCTGCGGCGCCGCATCGGCTACGTCATCCAGCAGGCCGGGCTCTTTCCCCACATGACCGCGGCGGAGAACGTTCGCGTGACCGGCGAAGTCGCGGGGTGGGCGAAGGACCGCATGATCCGGCGGGCCGACGAGCTGCTCACGCTGGTGGGGCTCGATCCGGCGGAGTACCGGTCGCGGTACCCGCGCCAGCTGTCCGGCGGGGAGCAGCAGCGCGTGGGGCTGGCCCGCGCGCTGGCGACGGATCCGGGGATCCTCCTGATGGACGAGCCGTTCGGCGCGCTGGACGCGATCACGCGGAGCCGGATGCAGGCCGAGCTGCTTCGGATCCAGCAGGGGGTGCGCAAGACCATCCTGTTTGTGACCCACGACGTCGACGAGGCGTTCCGGCTCGGCTCCCTGATCGCCATCATGTCGGAGGGCCGGCTCGTCCAGGCCGGCACGCCCGTCGAGCTGCTGACGCGGCCCGCCGACGACTTCGTCCGGCGGCTCATCGGCGCCGACACGATCCTCCGCCAGCTCGAATACCTTCCGGTTTCCGCGGCCCTTGAACCGGTCCCGGGCGGCGATCGGCGGCCGGCGGCGCCGCTCGGGCCGGACGCCACGTTGCTCGAGGCACTGCTCGTCTTGCTCGAGACCGGAGCGCCCGCGCTGGCGGTGGTCGCCAACGGGACGCAGGAGCCGCTCGGGTACGCCACGCTGGCGGGCATTGGGCACGAAATCAACCGACTGAGGGCGGGGGGCGGCTGA
- a CDS encoding ABC transporter permease — protein MRFLLNPSSYALGDPSSLPNLLLQHLVIVGISMGISVLIALPLGVLVARSSRLYYPVVGLAGLLYTIPGLALLALLVPATGLGTTTIVIPLVLYAQLVLIRNTAAAIQAVDPLLLDVGLAMGMNRRQLLARVVTPLALPIVLAGVRVATVTTIGIASLASLVGAGGLGDLIFGSIQNANYDEVLAGGIVIALLAVAADFLLLAVETAAGRWREAGSYR, from the coding sequence GTGCGCTTCCTCCTGAATCCGTCGAGCTACGCCCTCGGCGATCCGTCGAGCCTGCCGAACCTCCTGCTTCAGCACCTGGTGATCGTTGGGATCAGCATGGGGATCTCGGTCCTGATCGCGCTGCCGCTCGGCGTGCTGGTCGCCCGCTCCAGCCGCCTGTACTACCCGGTGGTCGGACTCGCCGGTCTCCTGTACACGATCCCGGGGTTGGCGCTCCTCGCGCTGCTGGTGCCTGCCACCGGGCTCGGCACCACGACGATCGTGATCCCGCTCGTGCTCTACGCGCAGCTGGTCCTGATTCGGAACACCGCGGCGGCGATTCAGGCCGTCGATCCGCTCCTGCTCGACGTCGGGCTGGCGATGGGCATGAACCGGCGGCAGCTGCTCGCCCGTGTCGTGACGCCGCTGGCGCTGCCCATCGTGCTGGCAGGCGTCCGGGTGGCCACGGTGACGACGATCGGCATCGCCTCCCTCGCGTCGCTGGTCGGCGCAGGGGGATTGGGCGACCTGATCTTCGGCAGCATCCAGAACGCCAACTACGACGAGGTGCTGGCCGGGGGCATCGTGATCGCCCTGCTGGCGGTGGCCGCGGATTTCCTCCTCCTCGCGGTTGAGACGGCCGCGGGCCGCTGGCGGGAGGCCGGGTCGTACCGATGA
- a CDS encoding glycine betaine ABC transporter substrate-binding protein, translating to MLKRGGSFRGQILALVMVGAMMSAVVPGISPGVAAAPGKGHLTVGGKLDTEAQLLTKLYVLVLRKAGFDVTEKSKLGTNDIVFNAITSGQIDLYPEFTATGLARLKLQTTHDDQQDYALVKAGYEKQFHITWLAMSPLNDTYGICTTSAGAGRLGTKVSQLAQAAPKLTVASPPDGTSDPNVLPGMKAAYGFTFGKVIVLDEALTFPAVQQRKADVNVCYTTSALIAKDHFVLLEDDRHLFPIYHPAPIVRDATLAKAPSIAAALNRLAPKLTTQVSQQLQLRVVNGASVTDAATTWLKSAGML from the coding sequence ATGTTGAAGCGTGGCGGTTCGTTCCGAGGTCAGATCCTGGCCCTGGTGATGGTCGGGGCGATGATGAGCGCGGTGGTGCCGGGCATCAGCCCGGGGGTCGCGGCCGCCCCCGGCAAGGGACACCTGACCGTGGGCGGCAAGCTCGACACCGAGGCCCAGCTGTTGACCAAACTGTACGTCCTCGTGCTCCGCAAGGCCGGATTCGACGTCACGGAAAAGTCCAAGCTCGGGACCAACGATATCGTCTTCAACGCGATTACGAGCGGCCAGATCGACCTGTACCCCGAGTTCACCGCGACCGGCCTGGCCCGCTTGAAGCTTCAGACGACCCACGACGACCAGCAGGACTACGCCCTCGTCAAGGCCGGCTACGAGAAGCAGTTTCACATTACCTGGCTCGCGATGTCCCCGCTCAACGACACGTACGGGATCTGCACCACGTCGGCCGGGGCCGGCCGGCTGGGGACCAAGGTGTCGCAGCTGGCGCAGGCGGCCCCCAAGCTCACCGTCGCGTCGCCGCCGGACGGCACCAGCGATCCGAACGTGCTTCCGGGGATGAAGGCGGCGTACGGGTTCACCTTCGGGAAGGTCATCGTCCTCGATGAGGCGCTGACGTTTCCCGCCGTCCAGCAGCGGAAGGCCGACGTGAACGTCTGCTACACGACGAGCGCCCTCATCGCGAAAGATCACTTCGTCCTGCTCGAGGACGACCGCCACCTGTTCCCCATCTATCACCCGGCGCCGATCGTCCGCGATGCGACGCTGGCGAAAGCGCCGTCCATCGCCGCGGCCCTCAATCGCCTGGCGCCCAAGCTGACGACGCAGGTCAGCCAGCAGCTCCAACTGCGGGTCGTGAACGGCGCCTCCGTCACGGACGCCGCGACGACCTGGCTCAAGAGCGCCGGCATGCTCTAA